In Leptodesmis sichuanensis A121, the following are encoded in one genomic region:
- the nifX gene encoding nitrogen fixation protein NifX: protein MKIAFTTSDQVHINAHFGWAKKIDVYEVTPEGYTFLETITFDGDLKEDGNEDKLTPKIEALSDCTIVYVSAIGGSAAARLINHHITPIKAQSEEQKIPDILSKLVETLNGSPPPWLRKALQQRKPTNFFDELDATEEEVTV, encoded by the coding sequence ATGAAAATTGCCTTCACGACTAGCGATCAAGTTCATATCAATGCTCACTTTGGCTGGGCGAAGAAGATTGATGTGTATGAAGTCACACCAGAAGGATATACCTTTTTGGAAACGATTACCTTTGATGGTGACTTGAAAGAGGATGGGAACGAAGACAAGCTGACACCTAAAATTGAAGCGTTGAGCGATTGCACGATCGTCTACGTTTCAGCCATTGGTGGCAGTGCCGCTGCACGGCTGATCAACCATCACATTACCCCTATCAAAGCTCAGTCTGAAGAGCAAAAAATCCCAGATATTCTGAGTAAACTTGTGGAAACTCTGAATGGCAGCCCTCCTCCCTGGTTAAGGAAGGCATTGCAACAACGTAAACCAACCAACTTTTTTGACGAACTCGATGCAACTGAGGAAGAAGTAACCGTATGA
- a CDS encoding Mo-dependent nitrogenase C-terminal domain-containing protein: MATLLHKGDHFPFRPRLAKLDLLAPLRHWIDNLEITNPEQAHRICRLIPCTCPFERTFTLFGHTYHIPPLCKLNPLYNEFVALRFRALSYLSDTCGVDVKDYIC; the protein is encoded by the coding sequence ATGGCCACTCTACTCCACAAGGGCGATCACTTCCCATTTCGTCCTCGACTTGCCAAACTCGATCTACTCGCTCCCCTGCGGCACTGGATCGACAATCTGGAAATTACGAACCCAGAACAGGCCCATCGCATTTGTCGCTTAATTCCCTGCACCTGCCCCTTTGAGCGCACCTTCACCCTGTTCGGCCACACTTACCACATCCCACCTCTCTGCAAACTCAACCCCCTCTACAACGAATTCGTCGCCCTCCGCTTCCGTGCCCTCAGCTACCTCTCAGATACCTGCGGCGTAGATGTCAAAGATTACATTTGTTAG
- a CDS encoding NifX-associated nitrogen fixation protein: MTTTPVDTPTPAHVLDSPFLKAIVQQIRANDAYGTYRNWSDELLLKPYVVTKAQKREISVDGDVDPITKGRILAFYRGIAHRIESETGMLCQVVIDLSHEGFGWALIFSGRLLLVARTLRDAQRFGFDSLEKAALEGDKLAEAGIALANRFPEVGKL; encoded by the coding sequence ATGACAACTACACCTGTTGACACGCCCACCCCTGCTCATGTTTTGGACAGCCCTTTCCTGAAGGCGATTGTTCAACAAATTCGAGCCAATGATGCTTACGGCACCTACCGCAACTGGTCGGATGAGTTATTACTCAAACCGTATGTTGTGACCAAAGCCCAGAAACGCGAAATTTCCGTGGATGGAGATGTCGATCCGATTACCAAAGGACGAATTCTGGCGTTCTACCGGGGCATTGCTCACCGAATTGAATCTGAAACCGGGATGCTCTGTCAGGTGGTGATTGACCTCAGCCATGAAGGATTTGGTTGGGCGCTGATCTTCTCTGGTCGGCTGCTGCTGGTTGCCCGGACACTGCGCGATGCCCAACGGTTTGGCTTTGACTCTCTGGAGAAAGCCGCCCTTGAAGGTGACAAACTGGCCGAAGCAGGAATTGCACTGGCAAACCGTTTTCCAGAGGTCGGCAAACTCTAA
- the nifW gene encoding nitrogenase-stabilizing/protective protein NifW translates to MSRTLAEFERLVDAEEYLQFFGLPYDPQFVNVNRLHILKKFSNFIKGIDTSALSEAEVLDRYEVALQQAYNTFNDSTPLDEKLFKVFKDKAQNVVLLSEIGAE, encoded by the coding sequence ATGAGCAGAACCTTAGCTGAATTCGAGCGTTTGGTGGATGCAGAAGAATATTTACAATTCTTTGGCCTACCGTATGACCCACAATTTGTGAATGTGAATCGACTGCATATCCTGAAAAAATTCTCTAACTTCATCAAAGGCATTGATACCAGTGCTTTAAGTGAAGCAGAGGTGCTCGATCGCTACGAGGTTGCGTTACAACAAGCCTACAACACCTTCAACGACTCCACGCCCCTGGATGAAAAGCTGTTCAAAGTGTTCAAAGACAAAGCTCAAAACGTTGTCCTGCTTTCTGAAATCGGCGCGGAGTAG
- the nifD gene encoding nitrogenase molybdenum-iron protein alpha chain has product MTPPESATLNEETAAVVEELDKKAVIQEVLEAYPDKAKKKREKHLNVYEEGKSDCGVKSNIKSVPGVMTTRGCAYAGAKGVVWGPVKDMIHLSHGPVGCGYYSWSGRRNYYIGTTGVDTFGTMQFTSDFQERDIVFGGDKKLAKLLQEMNDLFPLAKGVTIESECPIGLIGDDIEAVAKKSSRDLGLPIVPVRCEGFRGVSQSLGHHIANDTVRDWALPISDKLRKEGKLTNNDPTQYDVAIIGDYNIGGDAWSSRILLEEMGLRVVAQFSGDGTWNEVLNTPTVKLNLIHCYRSMNYICRHMEETYGIPWLEFNFFGPTHIAESLRAIADRFDDKIREGAERVIAKYTPQCEAVIEKYKPRLEGKTVMLMVGGLRPRHVIPAFKDLGMTVIGTGYEFGHNDDYKRTTEYVEDGTVIYDDVSGHEFEEFAKKLNPDLIAAGIKEKYVFQKMALPFRQMHSWDYSGPYHGYDGFAIFARDMDLALNSPTWGLVKAPWKS; this is encoded by the coding sequence ATGACACCTCCTGAATCCGCAACATTGAATGAAGAAACGGCTGCTGTCGTTGAAGAACTGGATAAAAAGGCAGTCATCCAGGAAGTCCTGGAAGCTTATCCCGATAAAGCGAAGAAAAAACGGGAAAAGCACCTGAACGTTTACGAAGAAGGCAAGTCCGATTGCGGTGTTAAATCCAATATCAAGTCCGTTCCCGGTGTAATGACCACTCGTGGTTGCGCCTATGCAGGAGCAAAAGGGGTGGTTTGGGGACCGGTGAAGGATATGATTCACCTCAGTCATGGCCCGGTTGGTTGTGGTTACTACTCCTGGTCTGGTCGGCGTAACTACTACATTGGCACCACTGGAGTTGACACCTTCGGTACCATGCAATTCACCTCTGACTTCCAGGAACGGGACATCGTATTCGGCGGTGACAAAAAGCTGGCCAAGTTGCTGCAAGAAATGAATGACCTGTTCCCACTGGCGAAAGGGGTGACGATCGAATCTGAGTGCCCCATTGGTCTGATTGGGGATGACATTGAAGCTGTTGCCAAGAAGTCCAGCCGCGACCTGGGGCTGCCGATCGTCCCAGTACGCTGCGAAGGCTTCCGGGGTGTCTCTCAGTCCCTGGGCCACCACATTGCCAATGACACCGTTCGGGACTGGGCCTTACCCATTTCCGACAAACTGCGGAAAGAAGGCAAACTCACCAATAATGATCCGACTCAGTATGATGTTGCTATAATTGGCGATTACAACATTGGTGGAGATGCCTGGTCGTCTCGCATCTTGTTGGAAGAAATGGGTCTGCGGGTGGTCGCTCAGTTCTCCGGAGATGGCACCTGGAATGAAGTGCTGAATACTCCCACAGTGAAGTTGAATCTAATTCACTGCTATCGGTCGATGAACTACATCTGCCGTCACATGGAAGAAACCTACGGAATTCCCTGGTTAGAATTCAACTTCTTTGGCCCCACCCACATTGCCGAATCTCTCCGAGCGATCGCTGATCGCTTCGACGATAAGATTCGCGAAGGAGCAGAGCGCGTGATTGCCAAGTACACGCCTCAATGCGAAGCCGTGATTGAGAAGTACAAACCCCGTCTGGAAGGGAAGACGGTAATGTTGATGGTGGGTGGTTTACGTCCCCGTCACGTCATCCCGGCCTTCAAAGACCTGGGCATGACCGTCATCGGTACAGGCTATGAGTTTGGCCACAATGACGACTACAAACGTACCACTGAGTATGTCGAAGATGGCACTGTCATCTATGACGACGTGAGTGGACACGAATTTGAAGAGTTTGCCAAGAAACTCAATCCCGATCTGATTGCCGCAGGGATTAAAGAGAAGTACGTCTTCCAGAAGATGGCCTTACCCTTCCGCCAAATGCACTCCTGGGATTACTCCGGTCCTTATCATGGCTACGACGGCTTTGCCATCTTTGCCAGAGACATGGACTTAGCCCTCAACAGCCCAACCTGGGGCCTGGTTAAAGCGCCCTGGAAATCATAA
- the nifU gene encoding Fe-S cluster assembly protein NifU, producing MEHFYNPRNQGAIEDPNEPGIAVVFGEIGSIACGDALRLHLKIDIESDTILDARFQTFGCTSAIASSSALTEMVKGMTLDAALNVSNKDIAEYLGGLPEAKMHCSVMGQEALEAAIFKYRGIEVEHHEDDDGTLVCSCFGISENRIRRVIIENNLTTAEQVTSYVKAGGGCGTCLAEIDDLIASVQAETAATTARVEAEISRIQASDRGLTTVQKISRIQAVLDEVRPMMIADGGDVELFDVDGDLVKVILKGACGSCPGSTATLKDAIEVRLRERVLPSLVVEAV from the coding sequence ATGGAACACTTCTATAATCCTCGGAATCAGGGGGCAATAGAAGATCCGAATGAACCCGGAATTGCGGTTGTTTTTGGTGAAATTGGTAGCATAGCATGCGGCGACGCACTCAGACTTCACCTTAAAATTGACATCGAAAGCGATACGATCCTGGATGCTCGTTTTCAAACCTTTGGTTGTACCAGTGCGATCGCCTCATCTTCTGCCCTCACAGAGATGGTTAAAGGCATGACGCTGGATGCCGCCCTGAATGTCAGCAACAAAGACATTGCGGAGTATTTAGGAGGACTCCCAGAAGCCAAAATGCATTGCTCCGTCATGGGCCAGGAAGCCTTAGAGGCAGCTATTTTCAAATACCGGGGCATTGAAGTTGAGCACCATGAAGATGATGATGGGACACTGGTTTGTAGCTGTTTTGGTATCAGTGAAAATCGCATCCGTCGCGTGATCATCGAAAATAATCTGACTACAGCAGAGCAAGTCACCAGTTACGTGAAAGCCGGAGGCGGATGTGGCACCTGCCTCGCTGAGATTGATGACCTGATTGCCTCCGTTCAAGCGGAGACTGCTGCAACGACAGCCCGTGTGGAAGCCGAAATTAGCCGGATTCAAGCCAGCGATCGCGGCTTAACCACAGTGCAAAAAATCAGCCGCATCCAGGCTGTACTCGATGAAGTCCGCCCCATGATGATTGCCGATGGTGGGGATGTGGAACTGTTCGATGTCGATGGCGACCTGGTGAAAGTCATCCTCAAAGGAGCTTGCGGCTCCTGTCCTGGCAGCACCGCTACGCTCAAAGATGCGATCGAAGTTCGGTTACGTGAACGGGTATTACCCAGCCTCGTTGTAGAAGCAGTTTAG
- a CDS encoding CCE_0567 family metalloprotein — translation MSQVTEITSVDELRIQIRRLNSKAGQLKMDLHDLAEGLPANYERLMDAAQETYDIFHQIDQLKKQLKQLESKQ, via the coding sequence ATGTCACAGGTAACAGAAATCACCAGCGTAGACGAGCTAAGAATACAAATTAGGCGGCTCAATAGTAAGGCAGGACAACTGAAGATGGATCTGCATGATCTGGCGGAGGGATTGCCTGCCAACTATGAGCGCTTGATGGACGCAGCCCAGGAAACTTACGACATTTTTCACCAGATTGACCAACTGAAAAAACAGTTAAAGCAATTGGAGTCAAAACAATGA
- the nifK gene encoding nitrogenase molybdenum-iron protein subunit beta, whose amino-acid sequence MPQDVNKVKDHVDLFHEPEYQELFKVKKEFEDAYSAEEVARVAEWTKSWEYREKNFAREALTVNPAKACQPLGAIFAAAGFEGTLPFVHGSQGCVAYFRTHLTRHFKEPFSAVSSSMTEDAAVFGGLQNMIDGLANSYALYKPKMIAMCTTCMAEVIGDDLSAFIKTSKEKGSIPEDFPVPFAHTPSFVGSHITGYDNMLKGILVNLTEGKKKETTNGKWNFIPGFDTYVANNRELDRILNAFEIPHTILADNSDHFDSPNEGTFNMYQGKTTLEEGADSINAEGTIALQAYSTVKTREYIKDDWKQEALVYRPFGIKGTDAFLEKLSEISGKPIPRELEIERGRAIDAMTDSQAWIHGKSVALYGDPDLVYGIVSFLLELGAEPTHIVVTNSNEEFEKELQALLDSSEYGKAAKIWGGKDLWHLRSLMFTEPVDLLIGNSYGKYLWRDTHTPLARIGYPIFDRHHLHRYPTLGYTGAINMLNWIINTILEELDRKTIIPAKTDISYDLIR is encoded by the coding sequence ATGCCTCAAGATGTCAATAAAGTCAAGGATCACGTTGATCTATTCCACGAGCCGGAGTATCAAGAGCTTTTCAAAGTCAAGAAAGAATTTGAAGATGCTTACAGTGCTGAAGAAGTTGCCCGCGTTGCTGAGTGGACTAAAAGTTGGGAATACCGTGAGAAGAACTTTGCCCGGGAAGCCCTGACAGTTAACCCCGCTAAAGCCTGCCAACCTCTGGGGGCAATCTTTGCAGCGGCTGGGTTTGAAGGCACACTTCCCTTTGTGCATGGATCCCAGGGCTGCGTGGCCTACTTCCGCACCCACCTGACCCGCCACTTCAAAGAACCCTTCTCTGCGGTTTCCTCCTCCATGACCGAAGATGCAGCCGTATTTGGCGGACTGCAAAACATGATTGATGGGTTAGCCAACTCCTACGCATTGTACAAACCCAAAATGATTGCCATGTGCACCACCTGCATGGCGGAAGTGATTGGAGATGACCTGTCAGCCTTCATCAAGACCTCGAAGGAAAAGGGATCAATTCCAGAAGATTTCCCCGTTCCCTTCGCCCACACGCCCAGTTTTGTTGGCTCCCACATCACGGGCTATGACAATATGCTGAAGGGCATTCTGGTGAACCTGACGGAAGGCAAGAAGAAAGAAACCACGAATGGTAAGTGGAATTTCATTCCTGGCTTCGATACCTATGTCGCCAACAACCGCGAACTCGATCGCATCCTGAACGCCTTCGAAATTCCTCACACCATCCTGGCGGATAACTCGGATCACTTCGATTCGCCCAACGAAGGGACATTCAATATGTACCAGGGTAAAACCACGCTGGAAGAGGGTGCTGATTCGATTAATGCTGAAGGCACGATCGCCCTGCAAGCCTACTCCACCGTGAAGACACGGGAATACATCAAGGATGATTGGAAACAGGAAGCCTTAGTGTATCGTCCGTTTGGCATCAAGGGTACCGATGCCTTCCTGGAAAAGTTGTCCGAAATCAGCGGCAAACCCATCCCCAGAGAACTGGAAATCGAACGGGGACGGGCGATCGATGCCATGACCGACTCGCAAGCCTGGATTCACGGTAAGAGCGTGGCTCTCTACGGCGATCCGGATCTCGTTTACGGCATCGTCAGCTTCTTGCTGGAACTGGGCGCTGAACCTACCCACATCGTGGTCACCAACAGCAACGAAGAATTCGAGAAAGAGTTACAGGCATTGCTGGACTCTAGCGAATATGGCAAGGCTGCGAAGATCTGGGGCGGCAAAGACCTGTGGCATCTGCGCTCCCTGATGTTCACCGAACCCGTAGACCTGTTGATCGGCAACTCCTATGGTAAGTACCTCTGGCGCGATACCCATACCCCACTTGCCCGGATTGGCTACCCCATCTTCGATCGTCATCACCTGCACCGTTATCCCACCCTGGGTTACACAGGCGCGATCAATATGCTCAACTGGATTATCAATACCATCCTGGAAGAGCTGGATCGCAAGACGATCATCCCCGCAAAGACCGACATCTCCTACGACCTGATTCGCTAG
- the nifH gene encoding nitrogenase iron protein, producing MTDESIRQIAFYGKGGIGKSTTSQNTIAGLAEMGERIMIVGCDPKADSTRLMLHSKAQTTILHLAAERGAVEDLELEEVMLNGYLGVRCVESGGPEPGVGCAGRGIITAINFLEENGAYEDLDFVSYDVLGDVVCGGFAMPIREGKAQEIYIVTSGEMMAMYAANNIARGILKYAHSGGVRLGGLICNSRKVDRELELIETLAKRLNTQMIHFVPRDNIVQHAELRRMTVIEYAPDSKQADEYRTLAKKIKENTNCTIPTPISMDELEDLLVEFGILAGEEEYEKAIKEGTKAPAGVS from the coding sequence ATGACTGACGAATCCATTAGACAGATAGCCTTCTACGGTAAAGGTGGTATTGGTAAGTCTACAACGTCCCAAAATACGATCGCTGGTTTAGCCGAAATGGGCGAACGGATCATGATCGTAGGTTGTGACCCCAAAGCAGACTCCACCCGCCTGATGTTGCACAGCAAAGCCCAAACCACGATCCTTCACCTGGCGGCTGAGCGCGGTGCTGTAGAAGACCTGGAACTGGAAGAAGTAATGCTGAACGGTTACCTGGGTGTCCGCTGCGTAGAATCTGGTGGGCCTGAACCTGGTGTAGGTTGCGCTGGCCGGGGGATTATCACTGCCATCAATTTCCTGGAAGAAAACGGTGCTTACGAAGATCTGGATTTCGTGTCCTACGACGTATTAGGCGACGTTGTGTGCGGTGGTTTCGCCATGCCCATCCGGGAAGGCAAAGCTCAAGAAATCTACATCGTTACTTCGGGCGAAATGATGGCGATGTATGCGGCCAACAACATTGCACGAGGCATTCTGAAATATGCTCACTCGGGCGGTGTCCGGCTGGGTGGCCTCATCTGCAACAGCCGTAAGGTTGACCGGGAACTCGAATTGATTGAAACCCTGGCCAAGCGGTTGAACACCCAGATGATCCACTTCGTTCCTCGCGACAACATCGTGCAACACGCTGAATTGCGCCGGATGACGGTAATTGAATACGCACCCGACAGCAAACAAGCTGACGAATACCGCACCCTCGCCAAGAAGATCAAAGAAAACACCAACTGCACCATTCCAACCCCCATCTCGATGGACGAACTGGAAGACCTGCTGGTGGAATTCGGCATCCTGGCTGGCGAAGAAGAGTACGAAAAAGCCATCAAGGAAGGCACCAAAGCTCCGGCTGGGGTCTCATAG
- a CDS encoding bifunctional nitrogenase iron-molybdenum cofactor biosynthesis protein NifEN: MKLTQGKINELLSESACEHNHKKDGKGKNKACTQVAQPGAAQGGCAFDGAMIALVPITDVAHLVHGPIACAGNSWGSRGSLSSGPMLYKMGFTTDLNENDIIFGGEKRLYKAIQEVHQRYNPAAVFVYSTCVTALIGDDLDAVCQKASEKIGIPVVPVNSPGFIGSKNLGNRVGGESLLAYVVGTREPEYTTPYDINLIGEYNIAGEMWPVLELFEKVGIRVLAKITGDARYNEVACAHRAKLNVMICSKALINMARKMQEDYGIPYIEESFYGVEDMNRCLRNIAAKLGDPALQERVETLIAEETEKLNQALAPYRARLKGKRVVLYTGGVKSWSIISAAKDLGMEVMATSTKKSTEEDKARIKELLGKDGVMLEKGNAKELLRVIAQTKADMLIAGGRNQYTALKARIPFLDINQERHHPYAGYVGMVEMARELDEALHSPIWQQVRLQAPWEVRLKAEEGQEVEKKGDRGNREDGEGILNVESKIQNPKSKIVTTKKSVAVNPLKQSQPLGAALAYLGLKGVMPLFHGSQGCTAFAKVMLVRHFREAIPLSTTAMTEVSTILGGEENVEQAIATLLEKSKPEIIGLCTTGLTETRGDDMDGILKSIRKRRPELRSLPIVFTSTPDFKGALQDGYAATVESIVNTLPLHLELDASSPSSRPELDYLHVSVSSQVTILAGPSFAPGDVQAIKEIVSAFRLNPVVVPDLSVSLDGHLSDDYSAITTGGTTLAQVRSLGRSAFTLALGQCMEGAARSLQQQFGTEYAVFDSLTGLAVVDQFLETLSHISGYPVPEKYRHQRRQLQDAILDTHFYFGRKRIALALEPDLLYAVSHWLHLMGAEIQAAVTTTKSPLLEQLPVETVTIGDLEDLEQLAAGSDLLIANSHAKTIAQRLGIPLYRLGFPIFDRLGNGHRSIVGYAGTTQFLFDVGNLLLEQEEAQAHH; encoded by the coding sequence ATGAAACTCACTCAAGGCAAAATTAACGAACTTCTGAGCGAGTCGGCTTGTGAACATAATCACAAGAAGGACGGCAAAGGCAAAAATAAGGCTTGTACGCAAGTCGCGCAACCCGGTGCGGCCCAAGGCGGGTGTGCATTTGATGGCGCAATGATTGCGTTGGTGCCGATCACGGATGTAGCGCATTTAGTGCATGGGCCGATCGCCTGTGCCGGAAATTCCTGGGGAAGTCGGGGAAGTCTTTCTTCCGGCCCCATGCTCTACAAAATGGGCTTCACCACCGATTTGAATGAGAATGATATTATTTTTGGCGGTGAAAAGCGGCTCTACAAGGCAATTCAGGAAGTCCATCAACGCTATAATCCGGCAGCAGTCTTTGTCTATTCCACCTGTGTGACGGCCTTGATTGGCGATGATCTAGATGCCGTGTGTCAAAAGGCATCTGAAAAGATTGGCATTCCCGTTGTTCCAGTGAATTCTCCCGGTTTCATTGGCAGTAAGAACCTGGGAAATCGCGTTGGCGGTGAAAGTTTGCTGGCTTATGTTGTGGGCACCCGTGAACCAGAATATACCACGCCCTACGATATCAACCTGATTGGGGAATATAACATTGCGGGGGAAATGTGGCCCGTCCTGGAGTTGTTTGAAAAAGTGGGCATCCGGGTACTGGCCAAAATCACTGGAGATGCTCGCTACAACGAAGTGGCCTGTGCCCACCGCGCCAAACTAAATGTGATGATCTGCTCCAAAGCGCTGATCAACATGGCCCGTAAAATGCAGGAGGACTACGGCATTCCCTACATTGAGGAGTCCTTCTATGGTGTGGAGGACATGAACCGTTGCCTGCGAAACATTGCCGCTAAGTTGGGCGATCCAGCCTTGCAGGAACGAGTCGAAACGCTGATTGCCGAAGAAACGGAAAAGCTGAATCAGGCTCTGGCTCCCTATCGGGCACGACTGAAAGGCAAGCGAGTAGTGCTGTATACGGGAGGTGTGAAAAGCTGGTCGATCATTTCTGCCGCCAAAGATCTGGGGATGGAAGTGATGGCCACCAGCACCAAAAAAAGCACTGAAGAAGACAAAGCCCGCATCAAAGAATTACTGGGTAAAGATGGCGTGATGCTGGAAAAAGGCAATGCCAAAGAACTTCTACGGGTCATCGCTCAAACCAAGGCTGATATGCTAATTGCGGGAGGCCGCAACCAGTATACTGCTCTGAAAGCCCGCATTCCCTTCCTGGACATCAACCAGGAGCGTCATCATCCCTATGCCGGATATGTGGGCATGGTGGAAATGGCCCGTGAACTCGATGAGGCTCTGCACAGTCCGATTTGGCAGCAAGTGAGATTGCAGGCACCGTGGGAAGTGAGGCTGAAAGCGGAGGAAGGGCAGGAGGTTGAGAAAAAAGGAGATAGGGGAAATCGGGAAGATGGGGAAGGAATTCTAAATGTGGAATCCAAAATCCAAAACCCAAAATCCAAAATCGTAACCACCAAAAAGTCTGTTGCTGTAAATCCTTTGAAACAAAGTCAGCCTCTGGGAGCGGCGTTGGCCTATCTGGGACTGAAAGGTGTAATGCCGCTGTTTCATGGATCGCAGGGGTGTACGGCTTTTGCTAAGGTGATGCTGGTGCGTCACTTCCGGGAGGCGATTCCCCTATCAACGACAGCGATGACGGAAGTGAGTACGATCCTGGGTGGGGAAGAGAATGTCGAGCAAGCGATCGCGACCCTATTGGAGAAATCCAAACCGGAAATTATTGGGCTATGTACGACGGGATTAACAGAAACTCGTGGGGATGACATGGATGGCATTCTCAAAAGTATTCGTAAACGTCGTCCAGAGTTGAGATCCCTACCGATCGTGTTTACCTCGACTCCTGATTTCAAAGGGGCACTCCAGGATGGCTATGCGGCTACGGTGGAAAGTATTGTGAATACGTTGCCATTACATCTGGAATTGGATGCTTCTTCTCCTAGCTCAAGGCCGGAATTAGATTACCTGCATGTCTCGGTTTCTTCGCAGGTGACGATTCTGGCGGGGCCATCCTTTGCACCGGGAGATGTGCAAGCAATTAAGGAAATAGTTTCCGCGTTCCGCTTAAATCCGGTGGTGGTTCCTGATCTGTCAGTTTCCCTGGATGGTCACTTATCCGATGACTACAGTGCGATAACCACGGGCGGAACAACATTGGCTCAGGTGCGATCGCTGGGTCGTTCTGCTTTTACTCTGGCTTTGGGCCAGTGTATGGAAGGAGCCGCCAGGAGTCTGCAACAGCAGTTTGGCACCGAGTACGCCGTGTTTGACAGTTTGACCGGGTTGGCGGTAGTTGATCAATTCCTGGAAACCCTTTCCCATATCAGTGGCTACCCTGTTCCTGAAAAATATCGCCACCAGCGCCGTCAGTTGCAGGACGCAATTCTGGATACCCACTTCTACTTCGGTCGCAAACGGATCGCTCTTGCGCTAGAACCCGATCTACTCTACGCCGTCAGTCACTGGCTGCATCTTATGGGGGCAGAAATCCAAGCGGCTGTCACCACCACCAAATCTCCGCTCCTGGAGCAACTGCCTGTGGAGACAGTGACGATCGGCGATCTGGAAGACCTGGAACAATTAGCGGCTGGCTCTGACCTGTTGATTGCTAATTCCCATGCTAAGACGATTGCTCAACGACTGGGAATTCCCCTGTATCGGCTCGGCTTTCCGATCTTCGATCGCCTGGGTAATGGCCACCGCAGCATCGTTGGTTACGCAGGCACCACCCAATTTTTGTTTGATGTTGGCAACCTGTTATTGGAACAAGAAGAAGCGCAAGCGCACCACTAG
- the nifS gene encoding cysteine desulfurase NifS: MTNVIYLDNNATTKIDPEVVEAMLPYLTEFYGNPSSMHRFGGQVGKALKTARSQVASLLGAEDSEVVFTSCGTEGNNTAIRAALAAQPDRKHLITTQVEHACVLNLFKQLEKQGYTVTYLSVNSKGQLDLMELEAAMTGNTALVSTMYANNETGTIFPVEQVGAIVKEYGATFHVDAVQVAGKLPLNMKSSTIDMMTISGHKLHAPKGVGALYVRKGFRFRPFLVGGHQERGRRAGTENVTSIVGLGKAAELAQAHLADIPQEKKLRDRLEKGLLNSIPDCSVNGDPKNRLPNTTNIGFKYIEGEAILLSLDQFGICASSGSACTSGSLEPSHVLRAMGLPYTTLHGSIRFSLSRYTTEAEVDQVLAVMPDIVSRLRAMSPFNNDEAEWLQDRQEALVP, from the coding sequence ATGACTAATGTAATTTACCTGGATAACAATGCCACAACCAAAATAGACCCGGAAGTCGTTGAGGCCATGTTACCTTATCTGACCGAGTTCTACGGCAATCCTTCTTCCATGCACCGCTTTGGTGGCCAGGTCGGAAAAGCCTTAAAAACAGCCCGATCGCAAGTTGCCAGTTTACTGGGAGCCGAAGATTCAGAGGTCGTCTTTACCAGTTGTGGAACGGAAGGTAATAATACCGCAATTCGTGCAGCCCTGGCCGCGCAACCCGATCGCAAACACCTGATCACCACTCAAGTGGAACACGCCTGTGTGCTGAACCTGTTCAAACAACTGGAAAAGCAAGGGTACACCGTAACCTATCTGTCCGTAAATTCTAAAGGTCAACTCGACCTGATGGAACTGGAAGCAGCCATGACGGGCAATACGGCTCTTGTCTCCACCATGTACGCCAACAACGAGACAGGCACCATCTTTCCAGTGGAACAAGTGGGGGCAATTGTCAAAGAGTACGGCGCAACCTTCCATGTGGATGCCGTGCAGGTGGCGGGAAAACTGCCCCTCAATATGAAATCCAGCACGATCGACATGATGACGATTTCCGGTCACAAACTCCACGCTCCCAAAGGGGTGGGTGCCCTGTATGTGCGCAAAGGTTTCCGCTTCCGTCCCTTCCTGGTTGGAGGACATCAGGAACGCGGTCGTCGGGCCGGGACTGAAAACGTTACCAGCATCGTTGGGTTAGGGAAAGCTGCAGAATTGGCGCAAGCCCACCTGGCAGACATTCCTCAAGAGAAGAAACTGCGCGATCGTCTGGAAAAAGGGCTGCTGAACTCCATCCCCGATTGCAGTGTTAACGGTGATCCCAAAAATCGCCTGCCCAATACCACGAACATCGGTTTCAAGTACATCGAAGGCGAAGCCATCCTGCTGTCTCTGGATCAGTTCGGGATCTGCGCCTCCTCTGGCTCTGCCTGTACCTCCGGTTCCCTGGAACCTTCTCACGTACTGCGGGCCATGGGATTACCCTACACCACGCTGCACGGCTCTATCCGGTTCAGCCTTTCCCGCTATACCACGGAAGCCGAAGTGGATCAGGTGTTAGCCGTCATGCCAGACATCGTATCTCGCTTACGCGCCATGTCTCCCTTCAACAATGATGAAGCGGAATGGTTGCAAGACCGTCAGGAAGCTTTGGTTCCATAA